A portion of the Limanda limanda chromosome 3, fLimLim1.1, whole genome shotgun sequence genome contains these proteins:
- the ccnd1 gene encoding G1/S-specific cyclin-D1: MEDQLLCCEVDSIRRAYQDVNLLNDRVLHTMLKAEETYLPSPNYFKCVQKDIIPKMRKIVATWMLEVCEEQKCEEEVFPLAMNYLDRFLSVEATRKTRLQLLGATCMFLASKMKETVPLTAEKLCIYTDNSIQPGELLQMELLVLNKLKWDLASVTPHDFIEHFLSKLKIYPSTKQILRKHAQTFVALCATDVNFIASPPSMVAAGSVVAAVQGLYLKSQDVSLSSQNLTNFLSQVIRSDPDCLRSCQEQIESLLELSLRQAQQHSSTTETKLMDDDVDLSCTPTDVRDINI, from the exons ATGGAGGACCAGCTACTTTGCTGCGAGGTGGACTCCATCAGGAGAGCCTACCAGGACGTCAACCTGCTCAACGATCGGGTTCTCCACACCATGCTGAAGGCAGAGGAAACCTACCTACCGTCTCCCAACTACTTCAAGTGTGTTCAGAAAGATATTATTCCTAAAATGCGGAAAATAGTTGCCACATGGATGTTAGAG GTCTGCGAAGAACAGAAATGCGAGGAGGAGGTTTTCCCCCTAGCTATGAACTATTTGGACAGATTTTTATCAGTGGAGGCCACCAGGAAAACCCGACTACAACTGCTGGGGGCCACATGCATGTTTCTAGCATCTAAGATGAAGGAGACCGTTCCCTTAACAGCAGAGAAACTCTGTATCTACACAGACAACTCCATTCAGCCTGGAGAACTACTG CAAATGGAACTGCTGGTTCTCAACAAGCTGAAGTGGGATCTGGCTTCAGTCACACCCCACGACTTCATTGAGCACTTCCTGTCCAAGCTGAAGATCTACCCGTCCACCAAGCAGATCCTGAGGAAGCATGCCCAGACCTTTGTGGCACTTTGTGCTACAG ATGTTAACTTCATTGCCAGTCCTCCATCCATGGTGGCAGCGGGAAGTGTGGTTGCAGCTGTTCAAGGTCTCTACCTGAAGAGTCAAGATGTCTCCTTGTCCTCCCAAAACCTCACCAACTTCCTGTCGCAAGTCATTCGCAGTGACCCG GATTGCCTGCGTTCATGTCAGGAGCAGATAGAGTCTTTGCTAGAGTTGAGTCTGCGGCAGGCTCAGCAACATAGCAGCACAACAGAAACCAAACTAATGGATGACGACGTGGACCTGTCCTGCACTCCAACAGACGTTAGAGACATAAACATCTGA